The genomic segment GCGGCCCGACCACTACGTCAGCTGGCGCTCGCCCCGCTCGCCGGCCGACTGGGACGCCGTCCTCGACGTCGTCACGGGGCATCGCGCTCAGGATCACGTGTCTACGTGATGTGGACGCCACGCCCTTCCGGGACGCTCTTGAGGCGCGGTCCTCCCCGTCCGCGCCGGACGATCGAAAAGGACACCGCGAGATGACTACGGCCCCGACCGCGCCGCCGGCCTTCGAAGGCTTCGACGAGACCGCCGTGTCCCGATGGGTGGAGCGCCTCTCCGGCAACACCTCACCCCGCCGCAACCACTGGAAGACCAAGGAGATCTACTTCGAGGCCGCCACCCGCGTCCTCGATTCGGTGCCCCGGCCCACCCTGAACTGGAAGAACATCGTCGCCGCGGCGGACAAGGGCTGCCGCAGCACCTTCTACGAGGTCGCCGGGGCGCACGCCCGGCACCGCATGGTCGACGAGCTGATCAACGACGGCGGCTCCGACGCGATCCAGATCGCCCTGCGCTACCTGCGCAGCGACCCGGTCGAGCAGCTCATCGACGAGACCAAGGTCTGGTCGTTCTGGCCCTACCGGCAGAAGCTGCTGCGCACGATCACCACCGGCATGTCGGCCGAGCTGATGGAGACCGAGCTGACCGCGGCCCTGATCACGTGGGCGACCCGGCACCGGTCGCTGGCCGCGGCCATCGGCTTCACTCCCCCGGCCTGCGCCGTCGAGGACCTGACGGTGATCCACCGGGGCCGGCTCTCCGGCACGCAGGCCGCCGCCCGGCTCACCGCCGTGATCGACGCGCACGTGGGCCTGCTCTGACCGGGCGCAGCCTCCGGCGGGCGGCGACCCACAGCTTCGCCGCGTTCGGCGTGGCCGCGCTGCTGCTCCAGTCCTATCAGGCCGTGTGGGACAGGGCGCTGTTCGCGGGTCACGCCGTGGCCGTCGCCTTGGCCGTGGCGGCCGTGTCCCTGGCCTACGGGGTGTGGCGAGCCCGGCCCGCGCGCGCGGTGACCCGCGACCTCGACCGGCCGCGCTGCCGCGTCGAGGTCGTGCCGGGCGACCTGTTCGAGCAGGCCGACGCCCACCTGGTGATCGGCTTCACCGACGTGTTCGACACCGATGTCGGCGACGGCCGGATCGTGCAGGAGTCGAGCGTGCAGGGCCAGTTCCTGCGGCGGATCTACCTCGGCGACGTGGCCGGGCTCGACGCCGACCTCGACGAGGCGCTGGCCGGCACGCCGTTCACCACTGAGGGCAAGACCCTCGGCAAGCGCCGCCGCTACCCGGTCGGGACGATCGCCACCCTGGGCGAACCCGACCGGTTGTTCTTCTGCGTGGCGTACAGCGAAATGGGCCCGAGCCTGGTCGCCCAGTCGTCGGCCGACAAGCTGTGGCTGAGCCTGAGCCGGCTCTGGTCCGAACTGCACGACCGCGGCCAGCAGCGGCCCCTGGCCATGCCGGTCGTCGGCGCCACCCTGGCCCGCGTCGACGCGCTCGACCGGGAGGCCCTGCTGCGGCTGATCCTGCTGTCGTTCGTCGCCGCCTCCCGTGAGCGCCTGCTCACCACGCGGCTGCGCATCGTCGTCCGGCCCGGCGAATTCGCCCGGCTCAACCGGGCCGAGCTGCAGGCCTTCCTCGACTCCCTGTGACCGGCCCGGTCCCGCTCCTCATCCCGGCCCGCTCCCCGCCTTGGCCGTTCCCCACCCCGGCCCGGCCTCACAGGAGGCCGTCGAAGCGGTCGCCGTCGAGCCAGTCCGCGCCGGTGGTGTCGACGGGATAGCCGACCAGGCCGAGCCGGTGGGCCACCCGATGCTGGAAGACGATGCGGGCCGCCGGGGTGTCCTCGTCGAGGCGGACACTCTCGCGACCGTCCAGATCGGGGATCCGGGGCACGTCGCCGATCTCGACCAGGATCGTCCGGTCCGGTTGCAAGGCCATCGCCCGCCCGGCCCGGAACAGCACGTCGGTCGCCCCGCCCAGCACGTCGTCGCGGGTCAGCACGACCAGCGCGCCCGGCCCGGCCGCGAAGCCCTGCTGCACCACCTCGTCACGCTGCGGCGACCCCTTGCCGGTGCGGCCGACCATCTCCTCCCAGTCGAGCGGGGCCAGGTCGAGCGCGCGCAGCAACCCGAACACGGCGTCCTTGGTCTGCTTGTCCCGGCCGTGGATCACGAAGACGTCCCGGTGCGCCCGCCGGTCCGGCCCGCGGGCCGCCTCCCGGCCGGTCACGGCCCCCGTCCACAGCCAGGCCGGCGCCTTGTACGTCTTGGCCCCAGCCTCGGTCCACTCGAACTCGTCGGCGGACAGGCCGTCGTAGCCCTCGCCGACGACGTCCTGAAAGATCCGATCGGAGACGATCGCCACCAGGTCGGCGTCCGGATGGTCGAGGACGGCGGCGCGGATCGCGGAACTGTCGAGCAGGCGCCCGATGCCGATGATCGTGCTTCCGCTGAAGCCCAGCGCCGCCTGCGTGAACCGGCCCGAGCCGACCGACAGCCGCATCCGGATCCGGTCGCCGGGATGGTCGGCGTTGTCGGCCACCACCTGCGCCCGCCAGCCGTGCAGCAGCTTCGGCAACGCGATCTCGTCCTCGACGCCCGGGGGCAGCACCACCATCAGGCCGTCACCGCCGGGCTGGCGGTCGGTGTCGCGCAGGGTCAAGCCGAGACCGGCCAGCACCCGTTCGGCCATGCCCGCGACCCGGCGCTGCAGCTCGCGCTGCTGCGGGGTCGTACGGGAGCTGTAATTGACCACGTCGACACCGAACGCGATCCGGTTCACCGGGCGGGAGTCGTCGTCGCCGGCCGGCGCGCTCACCTCGGCCGGGTCGTGCTTCTCCGGCGGCGGAACGGGCACCCGCGCGGGAACCGCCGGCAACACGTCTCGCACCGCGCGCACCTGGTTGTAGACGGCCGTCAGAAACTCGGTGTCGTCGGCCAGTTGCGCGGTCAGCCAGGGCCCCAGTTCGGTGTCGGCCGGCAGCGGCGACCCCAGGGCGGAGACCATGTTGGCCCGGGCGATCTCGACGCTGCGGCTCATCGTGCGGACCTGGGCCAGGGAGCCGGCCAGCTCCGCCTCGTCGGCCGCCAGCTCGGCGGCGTGCTGACCGCCCCGCCCGGCGCCGCCCGCCCGCAGCTGCGCGGTGGCCTCGTCGAGCCGCGCCGTCACCCGGGAACGCAGGTCGGCCAGCTGGCGGCCGTTGTCGTGCACGCGCGCCAGGTAGCGCAGCTTCGCCGCGTGCATCAGATAGCGGCCCAGCGGCGGCAACCCCGTGCCGCCGTCGCTCCACGCGAACCGGCTCAGCTCGGCGTCCTGGTCGGGCGCGCCCAGCAGCACCAGCCGGCGGGCCGCGGCCGGGCCCGGGGCGGTGGTCTCCCAGGCCGCGAAGCCGCCGAGCGCGAACCGGGACTCCCACCACCGGTCACCGTCGCCGGCCCGGCCCGGCACCTCGGCCCGCACCCGCACCCCGGCCACGTCGCCGGTCTTGGCCAGCAGCACGACCGTCGTGCCCAGCAGCGGCGCCTCCCCGCCCAGCGTGGCCCACCAGCGGCTGAACTCGTGCCAGCCCAGCGGCGCGGACGCGGCCAGCGACGGCCGGGAACGGGACATGGCGTCCAGCGACGCGGCGGCGAACGACACGTTGAGCAGGTCGTGCTCCACCCGCGCGATCAGCTGGAACTGGGCCGCGACGTCCTCCGCGGCGGCGATCGGCCCGTCCGAGCCGGCCCGCGGCCGCGGCGGCAGGGCCGCGGGCAGGTCGATCTCCAGGATGGGCCGTTGCAGGCCGAGCTGGTCGCGGCAGTTCGCCCACAACGATTCCACCCGGGCCAGC from the Paractinoplanes abujensis genome contains:
- a CDS encoding macro domain-containing protein — protein: MAALLLQSYQAVWDRALFAGHAVAVALAVAAVSLAYGVWRARPARAVTRDLDRPRCRVEVVPGDLFEQADAHLVIGFTDVFDTDVGDGRIVQESSVQGQFLRRIYLGDVAGLDADLDEALAGTPFTTEGKTLGKRRRYPVGTIATLGEPDRLFFCVAYSEMGPSLVAQSSADKLWLSLSRLWSELHDRGQQRPLAMPVVGATLARVDALDREALLRLILLSFVAASRERLLTTRLRIVVRPGEFARLNRAELQAFLDSL
- a CDS encoding CATRA conflict system CASPASE/TPR repeat-associated protein, with amino-acid sequence MADASLVEPEFVAHVFAPLDGPDSDAALARVESLWANCRDQLGLQRPILEIDLPAALPPRPRAGSDGPIAAAEDVAAQFQLIARVEHDLLNVSFAAASLDAMSRSRPSLAASAPLGWHEFSRWWATLGGEAPLLGTTVVLLAKTGDVAGVRVRAEVPGRAGDGDRWWESRFALGGFAAWETTAPGPAAARRLVLLGAPDQDAELSRFAWSDGGTGLPPLGRYLMHAAKLRYLARVHDNGRQLADLRSRVTARLDEATAQLRAGGAGRGGQHAAELAADEAELAGSLAQVRTMSRSVEIARANMVSALGSPLPADTELGPWLTAQLADDTEFLTAVYNQVRAVRDVLPAVPARVPVPPPEKHDPAEVSAPAGDDDSRPVNRIAFGVDVVNYSSRTTPQQRELQRRVAGMAERVLAGLGLTLRDTDRQPGGDGLMVVLPPGVEDEIALPKLLHGWRAQVVADNADHPGDRIRMRLSVGSGRFTQAALGFSGSTIIGIGRLLDSSAIRAAVLDHPDADLVAIVSDRIFQDVVGEGYDGLSADEFEWTEAGAKTYKAPAWLWTGAVTGREAARGPDRRAHRDVFVIHGRDKQTKDAVFGLLRALDLAPLDWEEMVGRTGKGSPQRDEVVQQGFAAGPGALVVLTRDDVLGGATDVLFRAGRAMALQPDRTILVEIGDVPRIPDLDGRESVRLDEDTPAARIVFQHRVAHRLGLVGYPVDTTGADWLDGDRFDGLL